A region from the Oncorhynchus tshawytscha isolate Ot180627B linkage group LG26, Otsh_v2.0, whole genome shotgun sequence genome encodes:
- the LOC112225352 gene encoding beta-galactoside alpha-2,6-sialyltransferase 2 isoform X2 produces MKSSMRQWWRLVFVGMLAWALLFLVLLSYFLDARVDNEALTSAGSSLSQHPDTRRLSSIQAASHQQHHSVMGSRPEPAYTTFTTIYPDPNSNHYPDSEAEPSPTSTTSEPGLELSQNSDSGPYGTSHEGVGGSRQQQDYLDPQTLAAWSSFGTENVGSHSDQAVTRSRERTAWTPYDAEWGPNRTKRRSSREDEEGEEEGVQTNNSHRRRTTVWGRRRKRDGWGKEEDLEEYYFSKSASVVQRLWRGSVSSGMLSPRLQRAMRDYLSANKHHVTYKGRRRAAQSSRELLCELKDQARLRTLDGSEQPFSSLGWAHLVPRLALEQLYRQGGQRGFRSCAVVTSAGAILHSGLGKEIDSHDAVLRFNAAPTEGYVRDVGNKTTIRIINSQILANPKNHFNTSSLYKKVTLVAWDPAPYAVNLHKWYASPDYNLFSPYVEHRRLHPTQPFYILHPKYVWQLWDVIQGNTQETIQPNPPSSGFIGHLDCNAGLLLASSPSLDLFLGHASSSTRLCCGRIWGV; encoded by the exons atgaAGTCCAGTATGCGTCAGTGGTGGAGGCTGGTGTTTGTGGGCATGTTGGCATGGGCCCTCCTCTTCCTGGTTCTGCTATCCTACTTCCTAGATGCCCGCGTGGACAACGAGGCCCTGACCTCCGCCGGCTCCTCGCTCTCCCAGCATCCCGACACGCGGCGCTTGTCCTCCATCCAAGCCGCCTCCCACCAGCAGCACCACTCAGTCATGGGCTCCCGACCCGAACCCGCCTACACCACCTTTACCACCATCTACCCAGACCCTAACTCTAACCATTACCCAGACTCCGAAGCAGAGCCCAGCCCCACTTCCACCACCTCAGAGCCTGGCCTGGAGCTGAGCCAGAACTCAGACAGTGGTCCCTACGGGACCAGCCatgagggggtggggggcagcCGACAGCAGCAGGACTACCTGGACCCCCAGACCCTGGCTGCATGGTCCTCCTTTGGCACGGAGAACGTGGGATCCCACTCCGACCAGGCGGTGACCCGCAGCCGTGAGAGAACCGCCTGGACCCCCTACGATGCTGAGTGGGGGCCCAACCGAACCAAGCGCAGATCCTCACGtgaggatgaagagggggaggaggagggggttcaGACGAATAACAGCCACAGGAGGAGGACCACAGTGTGGGGgcgtaggaggaagagagatgggtggggAAAAGAGGAGGATTTAGAGGAGTACTACTTCTCCAAGTCGGCCTCGGTGGTGCAGCGACTTTGGCGGGGAAGTGTTTCCTCTGGAATGCTGTCCCCGCGGCTGCAGCGCGCTATGCGTGACTACCTGAGTGCCAACAAACACCATGTGACCTATAAAGGACGCAGACGGGCCGCCCAGAGCTCCAGGGAACTGCTGTGTGAGCTGAAGGATCAGGCCAGGCTGAGAACACTGGACGGGTCCGAGCAGCCCTTCTCCTCGCTGGGCTGGGCCCATCTGGTGCCACGCCTGGCCCTGGAGCAGCTCTACAGACAGGGGGGCCAGAGGGGCTTCAGGAGCTGTGCTGTGGTGACCTCTGCTGGGGCTATTCTGCACTCAGGCCTGGGGAAGGAGATCG ATTCCCATGATGCAGTTCTGCGGTTCAACGCTGCGCCTACAGAGGGCTACGTGAGAGATGTGGGGAACAAGACCACCATCCGCATCATCAACTCACAG ATCCTGGCCAATCCCAAGAACCACTTCAACACCAGCTCCCTGTATAAGAAGGTGACTCTGGTGGCCTGGGACCCTGCTCCGTATGCTGTCAATTTGCACAag tggTATGCCAGTCCAGACTATAACCTGTTCAGTCCATATGTGGAGCACCGGAGGCTCCACCCCACCCAGCCCTTCTACATCCTCCACCCCAAATATGTGTGGCAGCTCTGGGACGTCATCCAGGGCAACACCCAGGAGACCATCCAGCCCAACCCACCCTCCTCAGGGTTCATAG GTCACCTTGACTGCAACGCCGGGTTGCTGTTGGCATCCTCCCCTTCTCTAGACCTCTTCCTGGGTCATGCATCAAGTAGTACAAGGCTGTGTTGCGGTAGGATTTGGGGTGTTTAG
- the LOC112225352 gene encoding beta-galactoside alpha-2,6-sialyltransferase 2 isoform X1, translating to MKSSMRQWWRLVFVGMLAWALLFLVLLSYFLDARVDNEALTSAGSSLSQHPDTRRLSSIQAASHQQHHSVMGSRPEPAYTTFTTIYPDPNSNHYPDSEAEPSPTSTTSEPGLELSQNSDSGPYGTSHEGVGGSRQQQDYLDPQTLAAWSSFGTENVGSHSDQAVTRSRERTAWTPYDAEWGPNRTKRRSSREDEEGEEEGVQTNNSHRRRTTVWGRRRKRDGWGKEEDLEEYYFSKSASVVQRLWRGSVSSGMLSPRLQRAMRDYLSANKHHVTYKGRRRAAQSSRELLCELKDQARLRTLDGSEQPFSSLGWAHLVPRLALEQLYRQGGQRGFRSCAVVTSAGAILHSGLGKEIDSHDAVLRFNAAPTEGYVRDVGNKTTIRIINSQILANPKNHFNTSSLYKKVTLVAWDPAPYAVNLHKWYASPDYNLFSPYVEHRRLHPTQPFYILHPKYVWQLWDVIQGNTQETIQPNPPSSGFIGILLMMALCEEVHVYEYIPSLRQTDLCHYHEGYYDAACTLGAYHPLLYEKSLVQRINTGPERDLKRKGRVTLPGFSTVNCDL from the exons atgaAGTCCAGTATGCGTCAGTGGTGGAGGCTGGTGTTTGTGGGCATGTTGGCATGGGCCCTCCTCTTCCTGGTTCTGCTATCCTACTTCCTAGATGCCCGCGTGGACAACGAGGCCCTGACCTCCGCCGGCTCCTCGCTCTCCCAGCATCCCGACACGCGGCGCTTGTCCTCCATCCAAGCCGCCTCCCACCAGCAGCACCACTCAGTCATGGGCTCCCGACCCGAACCCGCCTACACCACCTTTACCACCATCTACCCAGACCCTAACTCTAACCATTACCCAGACTCCGAAGCAGAGCCCAGCCCCACTTCCACCACCTCAGAGCCTGGCCTGGAGCTGAGCCAGAACTCAGACAGTGGTCCCTACGGGACCAGCCatgagggggtggggggcagcCGACAGCAGCAGGACTACCTGGACCCCCAGACCCTGGCTGCATGGTCCTCCTTTGGCACGGAGAACGTGGGATCCCACTCCGACCAGGCGGTGACCCGCAGCCGTGAGAGAACCGCCTGGACCCCCTACGATGCTGAGTGGGGGCCCAACCGAACCAAGCGCAGATCCTCACGtgaggatgaagagggggaggaggagggggttcaGACGAATAACAGCCACAGGAGGAGGACCACAGTGTGGGGgcgtaggaggaagagagatgggtggggAAAAGAGGAGGATTTAGAGGAGTACTACTTCTCCAAGTCGGCCTCGGTGGTGCAGCGACTTTGGCGGGGAAGTGTTTCCTCTGGAATGCTGTCCCCGCGGCTGCAGCGCGCTATGCGTGACTACCTGAGTGCCAACAAACACCATGTGACCTATAAAGGACGCAGACGGGCCGCCCAGAGCTCCAGGGAACTGCTGTGTGAGCTGAAGGATCAGGCCAGGCTGAGAACACTGGACGGGTCCGAGCAGCCCTTCTCCTCGCTGGGCTGGGCCCATCTGGTGCCACGCCTGGCCCTGGAGCAGCTCTACAGACAGGGGGGCCAGAGGGGCTTCAGGAGCTGTGCTGTGGTGACCTCTGCTGGGGCTATTCTGCACTCAGGCCTGGGGAAGGAGATCG ATTCCCATGATGCAGTTCTGCGGTTCAACGCTGCGCCTACAGAGGGCTACGTGAGAGATGTGGGGAACAAGACCACCATCCGCATCATCAACTCACAG ATCCTGGCCAATCCCAAGAACCACTTCAACACCAGCTCCCTGTATAAGAAGGTGACTCTGGTGGCCTGGGACCCTGCTCCGTATGCTGTCAATTTGCACAag tggTATGCCAGTCCAGACTATAACCTGTTCAGTCCATATGTGGAGCACCGGAGGCTCCACCCCACCCAGCCCTTCTACATCCTCCACCCCAAATATGTGTGGCAGCTCTGGGACGTCATCCAGGGCAACACCCAGGAGACCATCCAGCCCAACCCACCCTCCTCAGGGTTCATAG GCATCCTCCTGATGATGGCGCTGTGCGAAGAGGTCCACGTGTACGAGTACATCCCCTCGCTGCGACAGACAGACCTGTGCCACTACCACGAGGGCTACTACGACGCAGCCTGCACCCTGGGGGCGTACCACCCACTGCTTTACGAGAAGAGCCTGGTGCAGCGCATCAACACCGGCCCCGAACGAGACCTGAAGAGGAAGGGCCGCGTCACCCTCCCTGGCTTCAGCACCGTCAACTGTGACCTCTGA